The following coding sequences are from one Campylobacter sp. RM16187 window:
- a CDS encoding rhodanese-like domain-containing protein, whose product MYGLCMRFMILFALVISHNLFANMDSPLNFGIEGAKSLSINQAEKMLGQKDTYFIDMSSPAGRISGHIPGAILNNADDLNISLLPKDKKAHLVFYCDNRMSFDSSVAAKVAKSQGYENIYILNDGIEGWIIAGNKFEKPGKARKQLTKEKIEDYDDGIHSGMLFGKIPSCRDCHSSDKIPFASKEQREELFKDKAFVNDNCMSCHKDIKKDFMGSVHDENAHKNLDPNKELPSCSDCHSVHTAGAKMHLDIKQLSEQKCGSCHEEQQKHYHDTFHGKALLLNKPGDAPRVAACFDCHGTHNVFKIDDPKSTLHMTENRIKTCSECHPNANANFVSFVAHADHTDGEKFPLLHSAYIFMTGLVIAVFAFFGFHTFLWSIRLIRMRLENPVAWKKAREAAHHDRVKVKRFSAFHMWQHFFMAASFLGLAFSGLPQKFYTAPWAQDMMNLMGGPIMATQIHHISAVIMFAVFFSHIAEIMMNLGKFKIFGEDSLMPNLQDFRDMKDHFMWFIGKGERPQFDRWTYWEKFDYLAVFWGMFIIGLSGLILWFPNWFGNFLPGWMINLSTLVHSDEALLATGFIFAIHFFNTHFRADRFPMDTVIFSGSLTAEEMRQERSKWYDRLMKNGMLEKLIEKEDKFASYSLLAKLAGYAMLITGMVFLFMMIYAFIA is encoded by the coding sequence ATGTATGGATTGTGTATGAGATTTATGATACTTTTTGCTTTAGTGATATCTCATAATCTTTTTGCCAATATGGATTCGCCTCTGAATTTTGGTATTGAGGGCGCAAAATCTCTTAGTATAAATCAAGCTGAGAAGATGCTAGGCCAAAAAGATACATACTTTATTGATATGAGTTCACCGGCTGGTCGTATATCCGGGCACATTCCTGGAGCGATCTTAAATAATGCAGATGATTTAAACATATCGCTATTGCCAAAAGACAAAAAGGCTCATTTGGTATTTTATTGTGATAACAGAATGAGCTTTGATAGTAGCGTTGCAGCAAAGGTTGCTAAAAGTCAAGGCTATGAGAACATCTATATTCTTAATGATGGTATAGAAGGATGGATTATAGCTGGAAATAAATTTGAAAAACCTGGCAAAGCCAGAAAACAACTTACAAAAGAGAAGATAGAAGACTATGATGATGGAATTCACAGTGGTATGCTGTTTGGTAAAATTCCATCTTGTAGAGATTGCCATAGTTCAGATAAAATTCCGTTTGCTTCAAAAGAGCAACGTGAGGAGCTGTTTAAAGATAAGGCTTTTGTAAATGACAATTGTATGAGCTGTCACAAAGATATCAAAAAAGACTTTATGGGCAGTGTTCACGATGAGAATGCTCATAAAAATTTAGATCCGAATAAAGAGCTTCCAAGTTGTAGTGATTGTCACTCTGTGCACACAGCGGGCGCTAAAATGCATCTTGACATTAAACAACTTAGCGAGCAAAAATGCGGTTCTTGTCACGAAGAGCAACAAAAGCACTATCATGACACCTTCCACGGTAAAGCGCTACTGCTAAATAAACCGGGCGATGCGCCAAGAGTTGCTGCGTGTTTTGATTGTCACGGAACACACAACGTATTTAAGATCGACGATCCTAAATCAACTCTTCACATGACTGAAAATCGTATCAAGACATGTTCTGAGTGTCACCCTAACGCAAACGCAAATTTCGTTAGCTTCGTAGCTCACGCAGACCATACCGACGGCGAGAAATTCCCGCTGCTTCACTCTGCGTATATATTTATGACAGGTCTTGTGATAGCGGTATTTGCATTCTTTGGTTTCCATACATTCTTGTGGTCGATTAGACTAATCAGAATGAGACTTGAAAATCCGGTCGCTTGGAAAAAAGCAAGAGAGGCGGCTCACCACGATAGAGTTAAAGTAAAACGCTTTAGCGCATTCCATATGTGGCAACACTTCTTTATGGCTGCATCGTTCCTTGGACTTGCGTTCTCGGGCTTACCGCAAAAATTCTATACGGCTCCTTGGGCTCAAGATATGATGAATTTAATGGGCGGACCTATTATGGCTACTCAAATTCACCATATATCAGCGGTGATAATGTTTGCAGTGTTCTTCAGCCACATAGCTGAGATTATGATGAACCTAGGCAAATTTAAAATATTTGGTGAAGATAGCTTGATGCCAAATCTTCAAGACTTTAGAGATATGAAAGATCACTTCATGTGGTTTATCGGCAAAGGTGAAAGACCTCAGTTTGACCGCTGGACATACTGGGAGAAATTCGACTACCTTGCGGTGTTCTGGGGTATGTTTATCATAGGACTTTCAGGTCTTATACTATGGTTCCCTAACTGGTTTGGTAACTTCTTGCCGGGATGGATGATCAACCTATCAACTCTAGTTCACTCAGACGAAGCGTTGCTAGCGACAGGATTTATCTTCGCTATCCACTTCTTCAACACTCACTTTAGAGCAGACCGCTTCCCAATGGATACGGTAATCTTCTCAGGAAGCCTAACTGCCGAAGAGATGAGACAAGAAAGAAGCAAGTGGTATGACCGCTTGATGAAGAACGGAATGCTAGAAAAGCTTATCGAAAAAGAGGACAAGTTTGCTTCATACTCTCTGCTTGCTAAACTTGCAGGTTATGCTATGCTAATCACTGGTATGGTGTTCTTGTTTATGATGATTTACGCTTTTATAGCTTAA
- a CDS encoding multiheme c-type cytochrome, whose product MCAISPLTADDKYEEPFEQGETFQNDGVSPRTLEDYVGHEKEYWEYLKKNHPVFKYEKEGRLVGKYGLSDRVEEFIEINQGPAYAKENNMEHTAVTYRLGMESFLDFPNKFVGHKKCGECHPAQYMQWERSRHAKTIRWPEELDEVGGDVKKGLPGAIPTTPILTSGIWPDDTYGIIGTPRTKYGFLDKWLVRGTYHVEDGNLSDLSGRLVAGGNQYSVLWAKFLTPEMTKKIAEFSPGFPTKMEDFGKSGSHMWGMNSYGASNRKNFKFQPASAYCEICHTFKFDFKSKDEFYAALGDAKKLREHTIARGISCEECHGAGAHLYGARGAGMPSNCERCHQRFAWHKADAEKNPRKQFNAYFKSSCPSCGTEGAQMFSSAHYDEGMRCNTCHDPHEVTANDWKDGYTLTGLKKTCEDCHEVQKSFFKQGGIHAKDNCTGCHMPNMMSCENFAAVQNPDKGGFDNVRASHIWNIMVDKDRKSINPPEGKPRDPMTVKGWTLDRDENGRFFVDLMWSCGRTSFSDPNLMAPGASGCHSPVQSTLPDKLKFTDQAMIYDLVMEWQMPVKDGYSKAEIGLRKIDRAMSNNKKLSTDQKARIISFAKQAQDILDKVQKDGSWGVHGPKYSLKLVDEALIYVEQATDILEGRTK is encoded by the coding sequence ATGTGTGCTATCTCCCCTCTTACTGCGGATGACAAGTATGAGGAGCCTTTCGAGCAAGGTGAAACATTCCAGAATGACGGTGTCTCTCCAAGAACATTGGAGGACTATGTTGGGCACGAGAAAGAGTACTGGGAGTATCTAAAGAAAAATCACCCGGTATTTAAATATGAAAAAGAGGGTAGACTCGTTGGTAAATACGGACTAAGCGACCGTGTTGAAGAGTTTATCGAGATTAACCAAGGCCCTGCTTACGCTAAAGAGAACAATATGGAACACACAGCTGTTACATATCGCCTTGGCATGGAGTCATTCCTTGACTTCCCTAACAAATTTGTCGGACACAAAAAATGCGGCGAGTGCCACCCTGCACAATATATGCAATGGGAGCGCTCACGTCACGCTAAAACCATCAGATGGCCTGAAGAGCTTGATGAGGTTGGAGGAGACGTTAAAAAAGGTCTTCCTGGCGCTATCCCTACAACTCCGATTTTGACATCCGGTATTTGGCCTGATGATACATACGGCATCATCGGAACCCCAAGAACAAAATACGGCTTCCTTGATAAATGGCTAGTTCGCGGTACATACCACGTTGAAGACGGAAATTTAAGCGATCTTAGCGGTAGATTGGTAGCCGGCGGTAACCAATACTCGGTTTTGTGGGCTAAATTCCTAACTCCTGAAATGACTAAAAAGATAGCTGAATTCTCTCCGGGCTTCCCTACCAAAATGGAAGACTTCGGTAAAAGCGGTTCACACATGTGGGGTATGAACTCATACGGTGCTTCAAATAGAAAAAATTTCAAATTCCAACCTGCAAGCGCATACTGCGAAATTTGTCATACATTTAAATTTGACTTTAAATCCAAAGACGAGTTCTATGCAGCTCTTGGCGATGCTAAAAAACTAAGAGAGCATACGATAGCAAGAGGCATTAGCTGCGAGGAGTGTCACGGTGCGGGCGCTCACCTATATGGTGCTAGGGGTGCGGGTATGCCAAGTAACTGCGAAAGATGCCACCAAAGATTTGCATGGCATAAAGCAGATGCTGAAAAGAACCCAAGAAAGCAATTTAATGCATACTTTAAATCATCTTGTCCATCTTGCGGAACCGAAGGTGCTCAAATGTTTAGCTCTGCTCACTATGATGAGGGTATGAGATGTAACACTTGCCACGATCCGCATGAAGTTACAGCTAACGACTGGAAAGACGGCTATACTCTAACAGGACTTAAAAAGACTTGCGAAGACTGCCACGAAGTTCAAAAAAGCTTCTTTAAACAAGGCGGAATCCACGCGAAAGATAATTGTACAGGATGTCACATGCCTAACATGATGAGTTGTGAGAACTTCGCAGCTGTTCAAAACCCTGATAAAGGCGGATTTGACAACGTTCGTGCTTCACACATCTGGAACATCATGGTTGATAAAGATAGAAAATCAATCAACCCACCTGAAGGCAAACCAAGAGATCCTATGACCGTAAAAGGCTGGACACTTGATAGAGATGAAAACGGAAGATTCTTCGTTGACTTGATGTGGTCATGCGGTAGAACAAGCTTTAGTGATCCAAACTTAATGGCTCCTGGAGCTAGCGGTTGCCACAGCCCTGTTCAATCAACATTGCCTGATAAGCTTAAATTTACAGATCAAGCTATGATCTATGACTTGGTTATGGAATGGCAAATGCCTGTAAAAGATGGATATTCAAAAGCTGAGATAGGACTTAGAAAAATAGATAGAGCAATGAGTAATAACAAAAAACTATCTACTGATCAAAAAGCTAGAATCATATCTTTTGCAAAACAAGCGCAAGATATACTAGATAAAGTGCAAAAAGACGGCTCTTGGGGCGTTCACGGTCCTAAATATTCTTTAAAACTAGTTGATGAGGCTTTGATTTACGTTGAGCAAGCAACTGATATCTTAGAAGGTAGAACAAAATAA
- a CDS encoding AMIN domain-containing protein, which produces MRKIWFLILFLCFCFGRENPFVPVGKLNTNVVTTNIVETLSPFDKQHIKFPSDTKEFISLTLKYKNLDGSVREKIIDVNRSINWQDEFVLTRVATPSVVTKTDVSVTKDEAKIAIKAIKKDENITIKEESKKEVKIDENFTKQEPLRDVLIIPVENIKQTSIKTINFRKMTLEVDLMQIRFLTSDKKIRDFKIAGDKKIVIDFNNYLNFYTKTFKLDCGAFKSITFGAHDKFYRATINLDKNYKYTIENIDNGYILRVNK; this is translated from the coding sequence ATGAGAAAAATTTGGTTTTTGATACTATTTTTATGTTTTTGTTTTGGTAGAGAAAATCCTTTTGTTCCAGTGGGTAAACTAAATACAAATGTCGTGACCACTAATATAGTAGAGACTCTATCTCCTTTTGATAAACAACACATTAAGTTCCCAAGCGATACTAAAGAGTTTATATCACTTACTTTAAAATATAAAAATTTAGATGGTAGTGTGAGAGAAAAAATTATAGATGTAAATAGGAGTATTAATTGGCAAGATGAGTTTGTTTTGACTAGAGTTGCTACGCCGTCAGTGGTTACAAAAACTGATGTATCGGTTACAAAAGATGAGGCAAAGATAGCTATCAAAGCTATAAAAAAAGATGAAAATATAACCATCAAAGAAGAGAGCAAGAAAGAGGTCAAAATAGATGAAAATTTTACTAAGCAAGAGCCGTTGAGAGATGTCCTAATAATACCGGTTGAAAATATTAAACAGACTTCGATTAAGACTATAAATTTTAGAAAGATGACTCTTGAAGTCGATTTGATGCAAATTAGGTTTTTAACCTCTGATAAGAAAATTAGAGATTTTAAAATAGCTGGAGATAAGAAAATAGTGATAGACTTTAATAATTATTTAAATTTTTATACAAAGACGTTTAAGCTTGATTGCGGTGCCTTTAAAAGCATAACTTTTGGCGCCCATGATAAATTTTATAGAGCCACTATAAATCTTGATAAAAACTACAAATATACTATCGAAAATATCGATAACGGGTATATTTTAAGAGTTAACAAATAG
- a CDS encoding septum formation initiator, with protein sequence MSEILKEYDENEIRRSYSFKNFLRLFIITIIVILFGVYIGNMVFGKRSLDVMLNLQDQRERLKKDVEILKKYNAELQKTYFELKDLEP encoded by the coding sequence TTGAGTGAAATTTTAAAGGAGTATGACGAAAATGAGATAAGGAGATCATACTCTTTTAAAAATTTCTTAAGACTATTTATAATAACCATCATTGTCATATTGTTTGGTGTATATATTGGAAATATGGTATTTGGTAAGCGCTCTTTGGATGTGATGTTAAATTTGCAAGATCAAAGAGAGCGGCTCAAAAAAGATGTTGAAATTTTAAAAAAATATAATGCAGAGCTTCAAAAGACATATTTTGAACTGAAAGATCTTGAACCTTAA
- the eno gene encoding phosphopyruvate hydratase, translated as MVFIEDVTAIEVLDSRGNPTVRATVCLSDGTVASATVPSGASTGKREALELRDKDKRYCGKGVLKAVSNVNEAIAETIIGLDAYDQKSIDEEMKRLDGTHNYSNLGANAVLGVSMAVARVAAKSLNIPLYRYLGGANASVLPVPMFNIINGGAHANNSVDFQEFMVMPFGFETFSDALRAATEIYHELKAILNAGGHSTAVGDEGGFAPNLKDNEEPIAIIMEAIKKAGYTAGEQIKLALDVAASELYKDGKYELEGKKFSSEELIEYYAKLCDKYPIFSIEDGLSEDDWDGWAKLTAKLGSKVQLVGDDLFVTNEKILREGIQKGVANAILIKPNQIGSVSETMQTIRLAQRKGYRCVMSHRSGESEDSFIADFAVAMNTGQIKTGATSRSERNAKYNRLLEIELETDEFLGNEI; from the coding sequence GGCACCGTAGCAAGCGCAACTGTTCCAAGCGGAGCAAGCACCGGCAAGCGCGAGGCTTTAGAGCTTAGAGATAAAGATAAGCGCTACTGTGGCAAGGGTGTGTTAAAGGCGGTTAGCAACGTAAATGAGGCTATCGCAGAGACCATCATCGGACTTGACGCTTACGATCAAAAATCTATCGATGAAGAGATGAAGAGGCTTGATGGCACTCACAACTACTCAAATTTAGGCGCAAATGCCGTTCTTGGCGTATCTATGGCGGTTGCTCGCGTAGCTGCAAAGAGCCTAAATATCCCGCTTTATCGCTATCTTGGCGGAGCAAACGCAAGCGTGCTTCCTGTGCCGATGTTTAACATCATCAACGGCGGAGCTCATGCGAACAATAGCGTGGATTTTCAAGAGTTTATGGTGATGCCGTTTGGATTTGAGACCTTTAGCGATGCGCTAAGAGCCGCTACTGAAATTTATCACGAGCTAAAGGCTATCTTAAATGCCGGCGGACATAGCACGGCAGTGGGCGATGAGGGTGGATTTGCTCCAAATTTAAAGGATAACGAAGAGCCGATCGCTATTATTATGGAGGCGATCAAAAAAGCGGGCTACACAGCAGGAGAGCAGATAAAGCTAGCTCTTGACGTGGCTGCAAGCGAGCTTTATAAAGACGGCAAATACGAGCTTGAAGGCAAAAAATTTAGCTCTGAAGAGCTTATAGAATACTACGCAAAACTTTGCGATAAGTATCCGATATTTTCTATCGAAGACGGACTTAGCGAGGATGACTGGGACGGCTGGGCTAAGCTTACGGCTAAGCTTGGAAGCAAGGTTCAGCTAGTAGGCGACGATCTTTTCGTAACCAATGAGAAAATTTTAAGAGAAGGCATACAAAAAGGCGTTGCAAACGCGATCTTGATCAAGCCAAACCAAATCGGAAGCGTAAGCGAAACGATGCAGACAATCCGCCTAGCGCAACGCAAAGGCTATCGCTGCGTGATGAGCCACAGAAGCGGTGAGAGCGAAGATAGCTTTATAGCTGATTTTGCCGTAGCGATGAATACGGGTCAGATAAAAACAGGCGCAACTTCAAGAAGCGAAAGAAACGCTAAATACAACCGCTTGCTTGAGATCGAGCTTGAGACGGATGAATTTTTAGGAAATGAAATTTGA